A window of Chryseobacterium aquaeductus genomic DNA:
CATTGAAGAAAGGGCAATTTCTTTCTCCGGAATCGATGAAATTTGCAGTTCAGAAAGTTACAGATTCAGGAAATCAAAAAGTTGCCATCATTGAGCGAGGAAATTCTTTTGGATATACAGATTTGATCGTCGATTACAGAGGAATTCCTACGATGAGAGAATATGCTCCTGTGATTTTGGATGTTACGCATTCTCTTCAGCAGCCTAATCAAAGTTCGGGAGTCACTGGTGGAAGACCAGATTTGATAGAAACCGTTGCCAAAGCCGGAATTGCAGTAGGTGCAGACGGAATTTTCATCGAAACTCATCCTACACCGGAAACCGCTTTATCCGACGGTGCCAACATGCTTCGACTTGATTTACTGGAAGATTTATTACAAAAATTAACAAGAGTGCGAGAATCCATTTTGTAATTGTTAAAAAATCCTTAATTTTAGAATTCTAAATAATTTCTTTTGAAAAAACTAATTTTACCACTGAGCCTCATGGTTCCGATGTTAGTCTTCTCCCAAAATAAAAAGAGAGATACTGCAAGAACAACTGATATTGAGGAAGTCGTTTTCCAGAAAAAAGTAGTTGGAAGTACGAACGACCTTACCACTGTAAAAATATCTGCAAAAGATGCTCAGAATGTCGCAAGCATTTCCGGAGGTATCGAAGGAATTATTAAAACATTACCTTCTGTAAACTCAAATACAGAGCTGTCTTCGCAATATATGGTGCGTGGTGGAAACTATGACGAAAACCTCATCTACATCAATGATATTGAAATTTACAGACCATTTCTGATCAGAAATTCTCAACAGGAAGGTTTAAGTATCATCAATCCTGATATGGTTTCTACGGTGAATTTTTCTGCAGGAGGTTTTGAGCCCAGATATGGTGATAAAATGTCTTCGGCATTAAATATTTATTACCGTGAACCAGAAAAATTTGAAATTTCGGGAGAGGCAAGTTTAATTGGTGGTAGATTAACAACTGGTTTAGCTTCAAAAAATAAAAAATTAACGGCTTTATTTTCAGGGAGATATAGAAATACAAATCTTGTATTAAATACTTTGAATGAAGATACTGACTTTAACCCGGTATATTATGATTTTCAGACCTATCTGAATTATCATGTGAGCGATAAGTTTACGATGTCATTCATTGGATATTACTCAAAGAATGACTACGAAATGTTTCCGAAAGAGCGAACTGTTGACTTCGGATCTTTACAAAGACCCATCAATCTTTCTGTTTTTTATAATGGTAAAGAAAACGACCAGTACAAAAACATGATGGGAACGTTTTCTATGAATTATAAACCATCCGATAAATGGAGGTTTACTTTAGATAGTTTTGCATATCAAAACAGAGAAAAAGAGTATTACACGATCGCTTCAAGTTATATATTACAAACCTTTGATCCCATCACAGGAAGCCCCGTTACATCGTATGATATTGGCGGACAGATAGAGCACGCACGTAATGACTTGTTTGTAAAAACGTATGGAACGCAGTTCAGAACCCGTTTTTCTCCGAATGTAAATACCGATATTGAAGTTGGTTTTAAATTTGAAAAAGAGAATCTTAGCGATCTTACCAATGAATATAAATTGGTAGACTCGTCGGGTTACAGCATTCCGCATCCTGTGGATGACCCGAGATTTCCGGATGCTTCAGAGTTAGATTTGTTTTACAGTATTCAAGGTAATAATCATATTGAGCCAACAAGATTATCGGCCTACGCACAATATTCTCAAAAGTTTTATTGGGGCTCTAGCAAGATTTTTGTTAATGCAGGTGCGAGAGTTGCACATTGGAGTTTTAATGATGAAACGATATTCTCACCAAGAGCGCAGTTTGCTATAAAACCGGAATGGAACACAGATATGTTGTTCAGACTTTCCGGTGGTATTTATTATCAAGCTCCTTTTTACAAAGAGATAAAAGATTTGAACGGAAATTTTAATTCTAATATAAAATCTCAGCGTTCGATCCAGGCAATTCTTGCCAATGATTTTGAATTTGAGTTTGATAATCGTCCTTTTAAATTAACTACCGAAGCGTATTACAAGAAAATGGATAATCTGATTCCTTATTATATGGATAATGTGAGAATCAGATATTCAGGTAAAAATAATGCATCAGGATACGCTTATGGTGTAGATACCAGATTATTTGGGGAGTTTGTTCCTGGAGTAGATTCTTGGTTGTCTGCAAGTTATGCAAGGATCTTCGAAAATATTGATGGGAGAGGAGATATTCCGAGACCAACAGATCAGAGATTCAGATTTGCCATGTTTTATCAGGATTATATGCCAAGATTTCCGCAGATGCGAGTGAATCTTACCTTAACATATGCGATGGGATTGCCAAATGGTGCGCCTGTTTTCACAGATCCTTATCAGTATCAGAAAACTCTGCCGTCTTACAAGAGAGTAGATTTAGGACTTTCTTATGCATTCGTGGATGCTAAAGAAAAAAAGCAAACCTATGGTTTTTTGAGTAATTTTGAAGAATTAACTTTGGGAGTTCAGGTTTTCAATGCCTTTAATATCAATAATACCGTTGCCAATCAATGGATTACAGATGCAAATAGTAGCATCATGTATCCGGTTCCTGTACGTTTAACAGGAAGATTCTTTAATGTGAAATTGGAATTTAAAATAAAATAGGAAAGATGCCACGAATGCACGAATATTTTTAATTTTGTAATTATATAAGTGACAAACTAAAAATTAAAAAAATGAAAAAATATATCAGTACCTTTCTATTCTCAATGTTAGCTTTAGTCTCGTTGAATGCTCAGAAAAAATCAAATCCACAATTATTGAAATTGTATCGGAATTATCTTTCAATAAAATCATCGTTAGCATCTGACGATCATAAAAAAACATCTACAGCTGCAGAAGAATTTTTAAAAACTGCGTCAACAATCAATTCAAAAGTAATCAATGAAAAGAATTTGCTTTCAATAAAAACTGATGCAAAATCTATTTCTCAAGCGAAAACAATTGATGCTCAGAGAAAATCATTTTACAAATTATCTGATGTGATGATTGATTTGGCAAAAGAAAATAAAGTTTCTGACAAAACTATCTTCGTGCAGTATTGTCCAATGGCAAAGGGAAGTTGGCTAAGCAACGAAAAACAAATTGTAAATCCTTACTACGGAAAATCGATGCTTGATTGCGGTTCTGTAAAATCTGAAATTAAATAAAATTTAATTAAAATTAAAAATACAAAAGAAACTCAATTGGGGTTTCTTTTTTTATTCGGAGAAAAATCAGATATTTTACAGAAGTACATTTTTAATTCTGAATTCAAATACACCTACCGTTGCAAGAATTTTTCTATCTTTGTGACTTCTTATGAAAAAATCAAGCACTACAACTTCGCAAATCACACCGCCTTGATTTCAGGCTGATTATATTCGCAGATCCAATTTTTTGGAGCAACTTCTCGTACGATTTTATCACTTACTAATAATTTATTTCCCAAAGATTTATTGCGGGATTTTATATATCATTTACTTTTATGGAAAACATGACAATGAGTTTTCAATCATTAAAAAATGTCAACTTCAAAACAGAAATATTAGCTGGGCTTACCGTTGCAATGACGATGATTCCGGAGTCATTATCGTTTGCTATTTTAGCAGGTTTATCACCACTTACCGGACTTTATGCAGCTTTTTTAATGGGAATTGTCACTGCATTTCTTGGCGGTCGTCCCGGGATGGTTTCCGGTGGTGCAGGTGCTACTGTCGTAGTTTTGATCGCATTGGCAGCTACTCATGGTGTAGAATATTTATTCGCTGCCGTGGTTTTGGCAGGAATTATTCAGCTTCTTGTAGGTATTCTAAAATTAGGGAAATTTGTAAGATTAATTCCGCAACCTGTAATGTATGGTTTTCTGAATGGTCTTGCCATCATTATTTTTATGGCACAAGTTGCTCAGTTTGAAGTTGTCGAAAATGGAATAACTTCTTTTATGCAGGGCGCTTCGCTTTACACCATGGCAGGTTTGACGGCT
This region includes:
- a CDS encoding TonB-dependent receptor plug domain-containing protein gives rise to the protein MKKLILPLSLMVPMLVFSQNKKRDTARTTDIEEVVFQKKVVGSTNDLTTVKISAKDAQNVASISGGIEGIIKTLPSVNSNTELSSQYMVRGGNYDENLIYINDIEIYRPFLIRNSQQEGLSIINPDMVSTVNFSAGGFEPRYGDKMSSALNIYYREPEKFEISGEASLIGGRLTTGLASKNKKLTALFSGRYRNTNLVLNTLNEDTDFNPVYYDFQTYLNYHVSDKFTMSFIGYYSKNDYEMFPKERTVDFGSLQRPINLSVFYNGKENDQYKNMMGTFSMNYKPSDKWRFTLDSFAYQNREKEYYTIASSYILQTFDPITGSPVTSYDIGGQIEHARNDLFVKTYGTQFRTRFSPNVNTDIEVGFKFEKENLSDLTNEYKLVDSSGYSIPHPVDDPRFPDASELDLFYSIQGNNHIEPTRLSAYAQYSQKFYWGSSKIFVNAGARVAHWSFNDETIFSPRAQFAIKPEWNTDMLFRLSGGIYYQAPFYKEIKDLNGNFNSNIKSQRSIQAILANDFEFEFDNRPFKLTTEAYYKKMDNLIPYYMDNVRIRYSGKNNASGYAYGVDTRLFGEFVPGVDSWLSASYARIFENIDGRGDIPRPTDQRFRFAMFYQDYMPRFPQMRVNLTLTYAMGLPNGAPVFTDPYQYQKTLPSYKRVDLGLSYAFVDAKEKKQTYGFLSNFEELTLGVQVFNAFNINNTVANQWITDANSSIMYPVPVRLTGRFFNVKLEFKIK
- a CDS encoding DUF3347 domain-containing protein, whose protein sequence is MKKYISTFLFSMLALVSLNAQKKSNPQLLKLYRNYLSIKSSLASDDHKKTSTAAEEFLKTASTINSKVINEKNLLSIKTDAKSISQAKTIDAQRKSFYKLSDVMIDLAKENKVSDKTIFVQYCPMAKGSWLSNEKQIVNPYYGKSMLDCGSVKSEIK
- the kdsA gene encoding 3-deoxy-8-phosphooctulonate synthase; protein product: MIQYLDNIQHKDSKNFFLIAGPCIIEGEDMALRIAEKVIELTNKYNIPYIFKGSFKKANRSRVDSFTTIGEEKSLEILKKVGETFNIPTTTDIHENDHAALAAQYVDVLQIPAFLVRQTDLLIAAAKTGKCVSLKKGQFLSPESMKFAVQKVTDSGNQKVAIIERGNSFGYTDLIVDYRGIPTMREYAPVILDVTHSLQQPNQSSGVTGGRPDLIETVAKAGIAVGADGIFIETHPTPETALSDGANMLRLDLLEDLLQKLTRVRESIL